TTAGCCCTATTCTCACCAATGATACAATTCTATTGCGTTAGGAACCGGACTCTACAGCTAGCTAATGTGACTCCCTACATGGCCGCATAGAAGAATGCcattttctggtttagtttaatccaGTAAATTAAGAGTGTCCATACCAGGAGCTATTCAGGAATAGCTCTAGTGCCTTAAATTCACATATTACCTTGCTCAGGAATAGCTTCCCAATGCAAACAAGCCCCTGTTCTCACCAACACTGATTTAgagctttactttcacccctccatgcagaggtgggacactgaacagcaaggtttagcagtggggaaatgaatttatttgatgtttttccatcccgaagaacccaatacaattgggcaaacattctggtgtagctgaatgtgcatttttctctgaaaaaaagtttcagccaaagaatTTTGGCCAGCTGTAGTTAGGATACTTTCTACCCCATGGAAATGCCTTACACTTAAACTCTGCGAGGTAGACTTGAGCCAAGGGATAATAGAGTTTAGCCCATTGTGATTAATGGTGAGGggacataaatccactgaagcacACTCAGATGCAACTTCCTCCGGGATTCAAGAGTTGACCCGCTACCCAACCCCATTCACgggggttctttttatcttgcattaataaagtttcaatgaaaaatattagagcgcaatattggatcaatcatagaatcataggattggaagggacctcaagaggtcataagtcagtcccctgcactcatagaaggacaaagcaccatctagaacaaccctgacaggtgtttgtctaacctgctctgaaaaatctccaatgatggagattccacaacctccctaggcaatttattccagtggttaaccacccggacagttagtaaacttttcctaatgtccaacctaaaccgcccttgctgcaatttaagcccaatgctttctgcactggaaaatactgattcatcaaaaatgaaatattcttgtgggaaaattccagtttcaatgaattactcatttaaaaaaaattgaaagaaaaaagaagcttaaaattgtctaaatgttcatttttgacattttcaaaacgaaaagttgcctttttttagttcaaaattaatgtttcaaaatgttaattagttcattattttgtttaatgttcATATAATTTGAACtattggaacaaaatattttgattgatcaAAATCAACTTTCCCCCAGCtttttggtttgtggaaaaaaggaaaatatcagcTTTGGGGAtgggacatttttaaaatctccaaaattttcatgggacaggaaaaccatttcctgcccaggttTAATCTTTGGTTCCAAACTAAAATAATCCACTCCGTGAATAAACAAGCATCTCCCTTAGCCTCCACTAGTAGAGGTTTTATACTGTATTCAAACCTGAAGCCAATTCCTTATGGAAAATTTCCATataattttattagaaaaatatgTCAACGTTCTATAATATTCTTACACCGACTGTAACTGAGCATGCGGCTGTATCCAGTCAATGAGTGTTATGTATTGCGGTATTAATGTTAATGGAATACATGGGCCAAGCAGCTAGCTACatttcagggccctggggatgttccagttggaagtagaaactGATGGGCTCTggtattttgttttaatgcagTCTCTTGTTTCCCTGAACTCAGGAGGTCCTAAGAAAGAAAGGACCAATTTTTTACTTTACCACCCCCAGCTTATGTAGCCGCAGTGACAGaagctctctctagctttttccgGGGTTATGCTGTGCTCATGCCTACTGCATGGCTCTCTCACTTTTTAGTTAGTTGAGATGGTCTGGAACTGTTATTAATGCTGCTGTTGTTGAAGTCTGATCCTGCtttttagaagacaaaacaagaaaagACTCCGATTGACTTCAGTCAATATTGGTTCAGACTGCAGGAGTTTAAGTGGGGATATAaaggcaccaaactcccattcCAGGGAGTTGTCCAGGGAACTGGATGTCTAACTGCTCATTGAAAATGTGTATTTGCTCATGGGCAGTGGTTGATTGCACGATGGGGTTTCCAATCCTGTACAGGTATTAAAGTGTTGAAAGGAAAATAGTCCTTTTATGTTATGGCACTATAGCGTCATTCCATTTTGTACATATATGGAAAAATCATAAGCAGTATTCCTAGGAGCACAAGAAGTGGATTTAAGTGATCGATGATTCAGACAAAACTTCCCTGGACTAACCAGAGCATATCCAGTATGAATATTCAAATGTCACCGTGTGTAGGAAGCTTGCTGGTGCTATGAATATTGATAGCCGCATCACACTAGTACTTCATAATGTGTACTAGTACATCACAATCGTACATCATTATAAATTGATTGGACTACATTCATTCTTGATCTGTCCCCATATCATTCTCTCAAGACAAGGCAGTTACTTCAGGGACGAACCTGTCTCACTGTTTACAAAGTCCAAAGAAAGCAGACCattgatatacacctctatcccgatataatgcgacccgatgtaacacgaattcagatataacgcggtaaagcagtgctccgggggggagggagcagggctgcacatttcgatggatcaaagcaagttcaatataatgcggtttcacctataacgcggtaagatttttcggCTCCcgcggacagcgttatattggggtagaggtgtaatttcagGATTGCCAGAGAAACTCTTTCATAGGTTGGAGAgaagataaataaacaaaagccctACATAAAACGGCAACAGTTTTCAATGAgtaaaaccagtggttctcaacattctCCAGCCTGTGACCCcatgttaaacagaaaaaaaggtttGAGATCCCTCTTAAGTTTTGGGATGCTCCCCTTCCATCTAACCGTGAAGACAGGGAGGCTGGTTGTGATGACTGGAAACAACCTCCTCTGTTGAGAACTCAGGAGTAAAACAACGTCCTCTTCATGTTGGCATGATGCAGCGGTGAGAGAAGATACTCTGATTTGGTGCAGGCTAGCTCTGCATGATGAAGGTCAACTCTGCATTATTCAGACTAAGTCCCTAAGCTCACCAGAGAGGACTTTTCTGGGGAATTTATCACTACACATTCCGAGAACATGGCCGATCGACCTAAGCTGAGCTTTGATAATCGTTACCTCAGTTCTGGTTGCTTTGATTCAGTATGTTTAACAGTGCCCTCCACTGGATGAAATCTCAGAACCGAGGAAGGATACATACAATCTTCTCACCTGAACTCCAACCTGGCCTAAAACATAACAGGCAACGGCAATTGTCCTTTAAGCCAAATATCAGAGCATCTTGCTGATTCTGCATAGTGTCACAGACCCTCATTCATGGATCTTAAAAACAGCAATTTCTAATATTGTATTTGACTGGGTTCCATTATATGATTTTCTGTACATCACATGGAGTGGCTGAGTCATAGAAATAAGGATAATGACAGAGAACTCACTCTTATTCCATCTACTGTTTATTGGTTAAAATATAATGATTATAATGACCAAGAAAAAATCTTCTTGTATATCACCCTTTTAAAGGCATCATTTACCTCCTTGTTTcgcaggctgtagatcagggggttcaacatggggatcacGAGGGCATAAAACACAGAGGTAACCTTGTCTTGGTCCATCACGTAGCTAGAACTGGgtcttaaatatatacatatcagCGTCCCATAAAACATAATGACGACTGTcaggtgggaggcgcaggtggaAAAGGTTTTGCGTCTCCCCTTGGCAGAACGGATCCCGAGAATGGCCAGAAGGATGCACATGTAGGAGATTAGGACACCCAGGAAAGTAGTCGTGACAATTACAGTAGAGAAAGTGAAAAGTACAAGGTCAGTGACATGGGTGTCAGAACAGGACAGCTTCAGCATAGGgggcacatcacagaagaaatggttgacaACATTGGAGCTGCAGAAGGACAGACTGAATATAAATAGAGTTTGCACAACTGAATTCACAGAGCCACATACATATGTACCAGCCACTAACAGGACACAGTGTCTCTTGGACATAATGGCTCTGTATAGCAGTGGATTACAGATAGCTTTGAAGCGGTCATACGCAATCACAGCCAGGAGGCAACATTCATTGGTCACAAAGAAACAGACGAAGAATAGTTGTGCCGCACACTCAGTCAAAGGAATGGTTCTAGTCTCTGCTACAAAGGTCATTAGCATCCTGGGAGCTATGGCAGTGGAATATCCAATATCTACAATGGACATCTGGcttaggaaaaagtacatgggggtatgaAGTCGGGTTTCAACCATGATTAACGctat
This window of the Chrysemys picta bellii isolate R12L10 unplaced genomic scaffold, ASM1138683v2 scaf3313, whole genome shotgun sequence genome carries:
- the LOC135980437 gene encoding olfactory receptor 5AR1-like, with protein sequence MAERNHTMVTKFIFVGFTDHPDLQIPLFMLFLVMYVVSLMGNLGMIALIMVETRLHTPMYFFLSQMSIVDIGYSTAIAPRMLMTFVAETRTIPLTECAAQLFFVCFFVTNECCLLAVIAYDRFKAICNPLLYRAIMSKRHCVLLVAGTYVCGSVNSVVQTLFIFSLSFCSSNVVNHFFCDVPPMLKLSCSDTHVTDLVLFTFSTVIVTTTFLGVLISYMCILLAILGIRSAKGRRKTFSTCASHLTVVIMFYGTLICIYLRPSSSYVMDQDKVTSVFYALVIPMLNPLIYSLRNKEVNDAFKRVIYKKIFSWSL